CCAGCATGTCTTGCGCGAAAGGACATCCGCCGAGACCGCCCAGGGCAGAATCGAAGCGCCGGATGCCGGCATCGTACGCTGCCAGAACCTTCGCGGCGGCGTTCTCCGGACGGCTGTGCAGATGCACGCCGACCTCGACGTGGTCGTAGCGCAGCGCGACCGGCTCGCACAGCGCCCTGATCTGGTCGGGCGTGGCCATGCCGATGGTGTCGGCCAATGAGATCATCTCGATGCCCATATCGGCGACGATGCCCACGGCTTCGGTGACCTCTTCGACCGTCCAAACGTCGCCGTACGGATTGCCGAAGGCCATCGAGATGTACGCCACGACCTCGAGCGCGGCTTCGTCCGCCATCTTCTTGGTTTTTTCCAGCTCGTCGACGGCGTGCTCGATCGATTGCTTCTGATTGCGTTCCAGAAAAGTGGGGGAGACGGAGTAAGGGAAGCCGAGCGTGCGCACCGCTTCGGTGTTGATGGCGCGCTCGACCCCTTTCTCGTTGACCACGATGCCGATGATCTCCACATCGTCGGACGGATCGAGTTGCAGCAGGACGTCTTCGGAGTCGGCCATCTGCGGCACCGCCTTGGGCGAGACGAATGAGACCGCGTCAATGTGCTTGACGCCGGCGCCGATGAGCGCGCGCAAGTACGCCACCTTCAGGTCGGTGGGGATCTGGCCCTTCAATCCCTGCCAGGCGTCGCGCGGACACTCGATGAGTTTCACACTCATGTCTGCAGCACTCCGACCTTGAAATCTTTGATCTCCGGATTCAGGGCTGCGGCCTCGAGCGCCATGGTAATCGCCGCGCGCGTCTCCAGCGGATCGACGATGGCATCGAGCCACAGGCGCGCCGCGCCGTAGCGCGGGTCCATCTGCTCGTCGTAGGTAGCTTTCACCTCGTCGAAGAGTTTCTTGCGGTCGGCTTCGCTCAGCTTCTTGCCGCCACGCTCGAGCTGCTTGACCTTGATCTCGACCAGCGTGCCGGCGGCGGAGGTCCCTGCCATGACCGCGTATTTTGCCGTGGGCCAGGCAAACATGAAGCGCGGGTCGTAGGCTTTGCCGCACATGGCGTAGTGGCCGGCGCCGAAGGAGCCGCCCAGGATCACGGCGATCTTTGGAACCACCGAATTGGAGACGGCATTCACCATCTTGGCGCCGGCGCGGATGATGCCGCTCCACTCCGCGTCGCGGCCTACCATGAATCCGTTGACGTCGTGCAGGAAGACCAGCGGGATGAGGTTCTGATTGCAGTCCATGATGAAGCGCGCGGCCTTCTCGGCGGACTCGGTGTAGATCACGCCGCCAAACTCCACCCGCTTGTTGCCGTTGTGGTCGATCTGGTGCACGTGCTTCTTCTGATTGGCGACAATGCCGACGGCGAAGCCGCCGATGCGCGCGTATCCGCAGAGCAGCGTCTCGCCGTACTCGGGCTTGTATTCGTCGAAGCGCGAGCCGTCGACCAGGCGCGCGATGATCTCTTTGGTGTCGTACTGGCGTGCCGGGTCGCCATCGAAGATGCCGTAGATCTCTTCCGCGGAATAGGCAGGCGGCTCGGGCTTCTTGCGGTCGAAGAGCGAAGCCCGTTTGTGGCCGATCTTGTCTACCAGCGACCGGATGCGCGCGATGCAAGCTTCGTCGTTGGGCTCGCGGAAGTCCACCGTGCCGGATATCTGCGAGTGCATCTTCGCGCCGCCCAGCTCTTCGGCAGAATACTTTGCGCCGATGGCCGCCTGCACCAGCGCCGGTCCGGCGAGGAAGAGGCCACTGCCTTCGGTCATCAGGATGTGATCGCACATCAGCGGCAGGTAGGCGCCGCCGGCGACGCACATGCCCATGATGGCCGCGATCTGCGGGATGCCCATCGCCGACATCACCGCATTGTTGCGGAAGACGCGGCCGAAATCATCCTGGTCGGGAAAGACGTCTTCCTGCAGCGGCAGGAAGACGCCGGCGGAATCGACCAGGTAGATGGTGGGAATGTGATTGTCGATGGCGATGTTCTGCGCGCGGATCACTTTCTTCGCCGTCATGGGGAAGAAGGCGCCGGCCTTCACCGTGGCGTCGTTGACGATGAGCATGCAGAGGCGCCCTTGCACGCGCGCGACGCCGGTGACCACGCCAGCCGCGGGCGCGCCGCCCCACTCCTCATACATCTTGTAAGCGGCGTAGAGGCCAAGCTCGAAGAACGTGGTGCCGGGATCGAGCAGCAGCGCGATGCGCTCGCGCGCGGTCAGCCGCTGCTTGGCGTGCTGCGCGTCGATCGCCTTCGCGCCACCACCCTCGCGCACCTTCTCTTCCTGGTTATGGACGACGGAGACGAGGTCGGCCATGGCACGCATGTTCTTCTCGAAGCGCGCCGAGGTGGCGTCGACGTGCGTGGGAAGCTTGTTGTCGGCGGCGGTGTGCGTGTGTTCGGCCATGGGGTCCGCGGGAAACCAGCTAGGTTAAATGACGCTTCGCGGGGGCGCAACGCGGTGCTGGTTTGCGAGTTTAAGTGGCGAGCTCGGCGGCGGCTACTGCGGCGGCGATTGGGTCTGGGGCGATCGCGTCCACCAATCCGATGCGCAACGCGTCC
Above is a window of Acidobacteriota bacterium DNA encoding:
- a CDS encoding hydroxymethylglutaryl-CoA lyase, coding for MSVKLIECPRDAWQGLKGQIPTDLKVAYLRALIGAGVKHIDAVSFVSPKAVPQMADSEDVLLQLDPSDDVEIIGIVVNEKGVERAINTEAVRTLGFPYSVSPTFLERNQKQSIEHAVDELEKTKKMADEAALEVVAYISMAFGNPYGDVWTVEEVTEAVGIVADMGIEMISLADTIGMATPDQIRALCEPVALRYDHVEVGVHLHSRPENAAAKVLAAYDAGIRRFDSALGGLGGCPFAQDMLVGNIPTETVIEALAQRGEASPYSKSLEAALKMSTEIGTKYAMEVRH
- a CDS encoding acyl-CoA carboxylase subunit beta, whose protein sequence is MRAMADLVSVVHNQEEKVREGGGAKAIDAQHAKQRLTARERIALLLDPGTTFFELGLYAAYKMYEEWGGAPAAGVVTGVARVQGRLCMLIVNDATVKAGAFFPMTAKKVIRAQNIAIDNHIPTIYLVDSAGVFLPLQEDVFPDQDDFGRVFRNNAVMSAMGIPQIAAIMGMCVAGGAYLPLMCDHILMTEGSGLFLAGPALVQAAIGAKYSAEELGGAKMHSQISGTVDFREPNDEACIARIRSLVDKIGHKRASLFDRKKPEPPAYSAEEIYGIFDGDPARQYDTKEIIARLVDGSRFDEYKPEYGETLLCGYARIGGFAVGIVANQKKHVHQIDHNGNKRVEFGGVIYTESAEKAARFIMDCNQNLIPLVFLHDVNGFMVGRDAEWSGIIRAGAKMVNAVSNSVVPKIAVILGGSFGAGHYAMCGKAYDPRFMFAWPTAKYAVMAGTSAAGTLVEIKVKQLERGGKKLSEADRKKLFDEVKATYDEQMDPRYGAARLWLDAIVDPLETRAAITMALEAAALNPEIKDFKVGVLQT